In Capsicum annuum cultivar UCD-10X-F1 chromosome 7, UCD10Xv1.1, whole genome shotgun sequence, one genomic interval encodes:
- the LOC107876646 gene encoding uncharacterized protein LOC107876646, giving the protein MIERKIKNAPAGQGSVRMLTREEWESVQEVRPRTPFESKLARPNARLRTGEPLKMEDVKDWTIDVITDALTRAEECAKRGSN; this is encoded by the exons ATgattgagagaaaaataaagaatgcgCCTGCTGGTCAAGGGTCAGTTAGGATGCTTACCCGCGAGGAATGGGAATCTGTTCAGGAAGTGCGACCAAGAACTCCATTTGAATCTAAACTAGCACGTCCAAATGCAAGGCTGCGGACAGGGGAACCTTTGAAGATG GAAGATGTCAAGGATTGGACAATAGATGTTATAACCGATGCACTAACACGAGCTGAAGAATGTGCTAAACGAGGATCTAACTAG